In Opitutaceae bacterium TAV5, one genomic interval encodes:
- a CDS encoding beta-lactamase, whose translation MNTSATTRHRHHPVPVMLKIVLALCSLAIAALPVTATEPATDARVRSLKITILSTMLADGRELGEWGFAALVEADGRRILFDTGAHPDLVLENARTLGIDLTTIPEIIITHNHWDHIGGLLTLRKAVLDKNAPGALSRVHVGEGVFYARPSDDGGEEENLLIAIKPAYEKTGGVFVVHDKPVQLHPGIWLTGPVPRKYPERNWGTTGKVVTPAGVVEDNIPEDQALVFDTDQGLVALFGCGHAGVVNTLDYARTLIRPARIHALIGGIHVFAASDKTWEWTAGKLAGYGVDHYIGAHCTGIESVYRFRANLGLDRKHAVVGAVGAGFTLGQGIDPRHIAR comes from the coding sequence ATGAACACATCCGCCACCACCCGTCACCGCCACCATCCCGTCCCTGTCATGCTCAAAATCGTCCTTGCCCTGTGCAGCCTCGCCATCGCCGCGCTCCCCGTTACCGCAACGGAGCCGGCAACCGATGCCCGCGTCCGTTCGCTCAAGATCACCATTCTCTCCACGATGCTGGCCGATGGCCGCGAACTCGGCGAATGGGGCTTCGCCGCCCTCGTCGAGGCCGACGGCCGCCGCATCCTTTTCGACACCGGCGCACATCCCGACCTCGTGCTCGAAAACGCGCGCACCCTGGGCATCGACCTGACCACGATCCCCGAAATCATCATCACCCACAATCACTGGGACCACATCGGCGGCCTCCTCACCCTGCGCAAGGCCGTGCTGGACAAAAACGCCCCCGGTGCCCTTTCCCGTGTCCATGTCGGCGAAGGCGTCTTTTATGCGCGCCCCTCCGATGATGGCGGCGAGGAGGAAAACCTGCTCATCGCCATCAAGCCGGCCTACGAAAAGACCGGCGGTGTCTTTGTCGTCCACGACAAACCCGTGCAGCTCCATCCTGGCATCTGGCTCACCGGGCCGGTGCCGCGAAAATACCCGGAGCGCAACTGGGGGACGACCGGCAAGGTCGTCACCCCGGCCGGGGTGGTCGAGGACAACATCCCCGAAGACCAGGCACTGGTTTTCGACACCGACCAGGGTCTGGTCGCGCTCTTCGGCTGCGGACACGCCGGCGTCGTCAACACACTCGACTATGCGCGCACCCTCATCCGCCCCGCGCGCATCCACGCGCTGATCGGCGGCATCCACGTCTTCGCCGCCTCCGACAAGACCTGGGAGTGGACCGCCGGAAAACTGGCCGGGTATGGCGTGGACCACTACATCGGCGCCCACTGCACCGGCATCGAGTCCGTTTACCGTTTTCGCGCCAACCTCGGCCTCGACCGGAAGCACGCTGTCGTCGGCGCGGTCGGCGCCGGGTTTACCCTCGGCCAAGGCATCGATCCCAGGCACATCGCCAGATAG
- a CDS encoding type 12 methyltransferase → MKDARHRRVTTHRELADLLDRMLEDRSAAWWDRFYENRYHPCPFFREWPDENLVAWFGEGLVTPGRVLELGCGNGRNAVFMAQQGCDVRAVDFSREALSQARTRADEAGVRVDFVCTSLFDLLLPESGYDFVYDCGCFHHIPPHRRPEYLQLVTAAVRPGGRFGLVCFAPEGGSGLSDKAVYVQRRMGGGLGFSKEELHDIFGDLFHICEQRRMRRKKPEDRLFGEKTFQTVLMQAGRRGLPIPGPPSRPVRS, encoded by the coding sequence ATGAAAGACGCAAGGCACAGACGAGTCACCACGCACCGGGAACTGGCCGACCTGCTCGACCGGATGCTCGAGGACCGGAGCGCCGCATGGTGGGACCGCTTTTATGAAAACCGGTACCATCCCTGCCCCTTTTTCCGCGAGTGGCCCGACGAGAACCTCGTCGCCTGGTTCGGCGAGGGTCTTGTCACGCCCGGCCGGGTTCTGGAGCTGGGCTGTGGCAACGGTCGCAACGCCGTCTTCATGGCGCAGCAGGGCTGCGATGTGCGCGCGGTCGATTTTTCCCGCGAGGCGCTGTCCCAGGCCCGCACCCGGGCGGACGAGGCTGGCGTGCGCGTCGATTTCGTGTGCACCTCCCTCTTCGATCTCCTGCTTCCGGAATCCGGCTACGATTTCGTGTACGACTGCGGATGTTTCCATCACATCCCGCCCCACCGCCGGCCCGAGTACCTGCAACTGGTCACCGCCGCCGTGCGTCCCGGCGGCCGGTTCGGCCTCGTCTGCTTCGCGCCGGAAGGCGGCTCCGGCCTCTCCGACAAGGCCGTCTACGTGCAACGCCGGATGGGTGGCGGACTCGGATTTTCGAAGGAGGAACTGCACGACATCTTCGGCGACCTCTTCCATATCTGCGAGCAGCGCCGGATGAGACGGAAAAAACCGGAAGACCGGCTGTTCGGCGAAAAAACATTCCAGACCGTTCTCATGCAGGCCGGCAGGCGAGGTCTGCCCATCCCCGGCCCGCCGTCCCGGCCTGTCCGCTCATGA
- a CDS encoding sulfate-binding protein encodes MKRTRRHLRHALAALLFAFPFASLRAQFTSPGCCGGGGDFGVNGQWKQIDVSNVPKKDRVVSIHNASFGSTRDLFAEINREFGKEWVKKTSYSLTVNGTHGSTFAQTRALLEGGDGAEADLVALDHPGAIDILAAPGNLLPADWRSRLPNDSVPFSTTVVFLVRKGNPRAIRDWSDLVKPGVSVITPDPRRDSVGQWIWLAAWASALRQTGNDEAAARARVLDLYRQVPVLNSTSAGSLATFAEKSTGDVLLVLESEARARLRASGGSRFEIVTPPASLRVDLPVAWLDRNVDKHGTTRVTASYLIWLFDPKAQEIAVRHHYRPSDRDIARKHAGSFPSLEIVSVDDAFGGWSAVRERFLSSGGILERDYPALNTREVVSRN; translated from the coding sequence ATGAAACGTACACGCCGCCATCTCCGCCACGCCCTTGCCGCGCTCCTCTTCGCTTTTCCGTTCGCTTCCCTTCGCGCCCAGTTCACCAGTCCCGGCTGCTGCGGTGGCGGCGGCGATTTCGGCGTGAACGGCCAGTGGAAACAGATCGATGTTTCCAACGTCCCGAAAAAAGACCGTGTGGTCTCCATCCACAACGCCTCCTTCGGTTCCACCCGCGACCTGTTCGCCGAAATCAACAGGGAATTCGGCAAGGAATGGGTGAAGAAGACCAGCTACAGCCTTACCGTCAACGGCACCCACGGCTCCACCTTCGCCCAGACCCGCGCCCTGCTGGAAGGCGGCGACGGCGCCGAGGCCGATCTCGTCGCCCTCGATCATCCCGGCGCCATCGACATCCTGGCCGCGCCAGGCAATCTTCTCCCCGCCGACTGGCGCTCCCGGCTGCCCAACGACAGCGTGCCCTTCAGCACCACGGTCGTCTTCCTCGTGCGCAAGGGGAACCCCAGGGCCATCCGTGACTGGTCCGACCTGGTGAAACCCGGCGTCTCCGTCATCACGCCCGACCCCCGGCGCGACAGCGTGGGCCAGTGGATCTGGCTCGCCGCCTGGGCCTCCGCGCTCCGGCAGACCGGCAACGACGAGGCCGCCGCGCGCGCCCGGGTCCTGGACCTCTACCGCCAGGTGCCCGTGCTCAACTCCACCTCCGCCGGCTCCCTCGCCACCTTCGCGGAAAAGAGCACCGGCGACGTGCTCCTCGTCCTCGAAAGCGAGGCCCGCGCCCGCCTGCGCGCCTCCGGCGGTTCCCGCTTCGAAATCGTCACGCCGCCCGCCAGCCTCCGGGTCGATCTCCCCGTCGCCTGGCTCGACAGGAACGTGGACAAACACGGCACCACCCGCGTCACCGCCTCCTACCTGATCTGGCTGTTCGATCCGAAGGCGCAGGAGATCGCCGTCCGCCACCACTACCGGCCGAGCGATCGCGACATCGCGCGCAAGCACGCCGGCTCCTTCCCGAGTCTGGAAATCGTCTCCGTTGACGACGCCTTCGGCGGATGGTCCGCGGTCCGGGAGCGCTTCCTTTCCTCCGGCGGCATTCTCGAACGCGACTATCCCGCCCTCAACACCCGCGAAGTCGTCAGCCGCAACTGA
- a CDS encoding type 12 methyltransferase, which produces MSAATAPAVSFDERAATWDADPRRHALTEDIAREIIRTVPLSPHHDVLDYGCGTGALAFHLLPRVREIVAADSSPGMIAEVRRKLALAARPRPGTPPRAPLRLHPLVLDLTRTPPLPRRFHLVIASLVLHHVPNPAGLLASFARMLAPDGWLVIVEWSDAIDPDDLLARPNLRPSSRGFTPDALASLAARAIEPAAVAWRTLHHFPRDDGTLSAAFLLRAHRLPPTVCPAIACGSGPSGTGT; this is translated from the coding sequence ATGTCCGCCGCCACCGCTCCCGCCGTTTCCTTCGACGAACGCGCCGCCACCTGGGACGCCGATCCCCGCCGCCACGCCCTCACGGAGGACATCGCCCGGGAAATCATCCGCACCGTCCCGCTCTCCCCGCACCACGACGTCCTCGATTACGGCTGCGGCACCGGTGCGCTCGCTTTCCACCTTCTTCCCCGCGTCCGCGAAATCGTCGCCGCCGATTCCTCCCCCGGCATGATCGCCGAGGTCCGGCGCAAACTTGCCCTCGCCGCCCGGCCCCGGCCCGGCACTCCCCCCCGCGCCCCGCTCCGTCTCCACCCGCTCGTTCTCGATCTCACCCGCACGCCCCCGCTTCCGCGCCGGTTCCATCTCGTCATCGCCTCGCTCGTCCTCCACCACGTCCCGAACCCCGCCGGCCTCCTCGCCAGCTTCGCCCGGATGCTCGCTCCCGACGGCTGGCTGGTGATCGTCGAATGGAGCGACGCCATCGATCCCGACGACCTTCTCGCCCGCCCCAACCTGCGCCCCTCCTCCCGCGGTTTCACGCCCGACGCGCTCGCCAGCCTCGCCGCCAGGGCCATCGAACCCGCCGCCGTCGCGTGGCGCACCCTTCATCACTTCCCGCGCGACGACGGCACGCTCTCCGCCGCTTTCCTCCTCCGCGCCCATCGCCTCCCTCCCACCGTCTGCCCCGCCATCGCCTGCGGCAGCGGTCCGTCCGGCACAGGGACCTGA